A genomic window from Salvia miltiorrhiza cultivar Shanhuang (shh) chromosome 5, IMPLAD_Smil_shh, whole genome shotgun sequence includes:
- the LOC131024567 gene encoding uncharacterized protein LOC131024567 isoform X1: MEVLKAQNCTSPTTIRPAGLRRDLPPPLLPPPPRFAASALHRSTHGILQDKRDLGVSSQDNIRDSFVVVIVYDVEPRAVVALHALSGKALLTCFYSFICSSCLKFSVAWEHEQFSRLRVTAATLSELSVAPDYIESAGGLSDSIL, translated from the exons ATGGAGGTGTTGAAAGCTCAAAACTGCACTTCCCCCACCACGATTCGCCCCGCTGGCCTCCGCCGCGATCTGCCACCTCCCTTACTCCCTCCCCCACCGCGATTCGCGGCGTCGGCCCTGCATCGATCTACCCATG GAATATTGCAGGACAAGAGAGATTTAGGAGTTTCATCCCAAGATAATATAAGAGACTCCTTTGTTGTAGTCATAGTTTATGATGTT GAACCACGTGCAGTCGTTGCTCTGCATGCTCTCAGTGGTAAAGCTTTATTAACCTGCTTCTATA GCTTTATATGTTCAAGCTGTTTAAAATTCTCGGTTGCATGGGAGCACGAACAATTTTCAAGGCTGAGAGTTACTGCTGCAACACTGTCCGAGCTTTCTGTCGCACCTGATTATATAGAAAGTGCTGGAGGTCTGTCAGATAGCATTTTGTAA
- the LOC131024567 gene encoding uncharacterized protein LOC131024567 isoform X2: protein MEVLKAQNCTSPTTIRPAGLRRDLPPPLLPPPPRFAASALHRSTHGILQDKRDLGVSSQDNIRDSFVVVIVYDVEPRAVVALHALSGFICSSCLKFSVAWEHEQFSRLRVTAATLSELSVAPDYIESAGGLSDSIL from the exons ATGGAGGTGTTGAAAGCTCAAAACTGCACTTCCCCCACCACGATTCGCCCCGCTGGCCTCCGCCGCGATCTGCCACCTCCCTTACTCCCTCCCCCACCGCGATTCGCGGCGTCGGCCCTGCATCGATCTACCCATG GAATATTGCAGGACAAGAGAGATTTAGGAGTTTCATCCCAAGATAATATAAGAGACTCCTTTGTTGTAGTCATAGTTTATGATGTT GAACCACGTGCAGTCGTTGCTCTGCATGCTCTCAGTG GCTTTATATGTTCAAGCTGTTTAAAATTCTCGGTTGCATGGGAGCACGAACAATTTTCAAGGCTGAGAGTTACTGCTGCAACACTGTCCGAGCTTTCTGTCGCACCTGATTATATAGAAAGTGCTGGAGGTCTGTCAGATAGCATTTTGTAA
- the LOC131024567 gene encoding uncharacterized protein LOC131024567 isoform X4, whose amino-acid sequence MVYRRLLCHGILQDKRDLGVSSQDNIRDSFVVVIVYDVEPRAVVALHALSGKALLTCFYSFICSSCLKFSVAWEHEQFSRLRVTAATLSELSVAPDYIESAGGLSDSIL is encoded by the exons ATG GTTTATCGCCGCCTCCTCTGCCATG GAATATTGCAGGACAAGAGAGATTTAGGAGTTTCATCCCAAGATAATATAAGAGACTCCTTTGTTGTAGTCATAGTTTATGATGTT GAACCACGTGCAGTCGTTGCTCTGCATGCTCTCAGTGGTAAAGCTTTATTAACCTGCTTCTATA GCTTTATATGTTCAAGCTGTTTAAAATTCTCGGTTGCATGGGAGCACGAACAATTTTCAAGGCTGAGAGTTACTGCTGCAACACTGTCCGAGCTTTCTGTCGCACCTGATTATATAGAAAGTGCTGGAGGTCTGTCAGATAGCATTTTGTAA
- the LOC131024567 gene encoding uncharacterized protein LOC131024567 isoform X3 produces MIATSPHRRRRSLPTQVYRRLLCHGILQDKRDLGVSSQDNIRDSFVVVIVYDVEPRAVVALHALSGKALLTCFYSFICSSCLKFSVAWEHEQFSRLRVTAATLSELSVAPDYIESAGGLSDSIL; encoded by the exons ATGATTGCCACCTCTCCTCATCGGCGCCGCCGATCCCTTCCAACGCAGGTTTATCGCCGCCTCCTCTGCCATG GAATATTGCAGGACAAGAGAGATTTAGGAGTTTCATCCCAAGATAATATAAGAGACTCCTTTGTTGTAGTCATAGTTTATGATGTT GAACCACGTGCAGTCGTTGCTCTGCATGCTCTCAGTGGTAAAGCTTTATTAACCTGCTTCTATA GCTTTATATGTTCAAGCTGTTTAAAATTCTCGGTTGCATGGGAGCACGAACAATTTTCAAGGCTGAGAGTTACTGCTGCAACACTGTCCGAGCTTTCTGTCGCACCTGATTATATAGAAAGTGCTGGAGGTCTGTCAGATAGCATTTTGTAA